In Scophthalmus maximus strain ysfricsl-2021 chromosome 5, ASM2237912v1, whole genome shotgun sequence, a single window of DNA contains:
- the ift57 gene encoding intraflagellar transport protein 57 homolog isoform X2, with translation MQQLQACQSQSVGRELHLCARPRQAGSSMQMKQTHPLFLPTLHQRNMADDGRRGDEDDRGPGAAYQVFVVMECLLEKLKVLNYEEEVLAKHNMKNLSRHYFVSSPYLASNPGEQFYMFTIIAAWLINAAGRPFTEPQEYDEPNATVSNILAELRAFGVKVDFPPSKLKSGSGEYVCLVLDRLAEEALRRRGFSFRRPTYPTETTEEESVLEDDAELTLGKVEEETIEPDDDDDEENVMDLAALKLRTTHTEAEPSSKPDEILESTVDAADWYLEVERVLPQLKVTVRTDNKDWRIHVDQMHQHREGIESSLKEAKSSLDKLLEDIGKTQEKVSSREKYFNNQLENPIQEYRSALVKLSEARERHQQACGRVTEKTRVLAEISEDLEKVKQEMEEKGSSMSDGAPVVKLKQSLAKLKQENVQMDVRIGVLQHLLLQAKLKEKSNMTRNMNATNLPEAAAAATGPFV, from the exons ATGCAGCAGCTACAGGCCTGTCAATCACAGTCAGTCGGCAGGGAGCTCCACCTTTGCGCTCGTCCTCGACAGGCAGGGAGCAGCATgcagatgaaacaaacacacccccTCTTTCTCCCAACACTTCACCAGAGG AACATGGCGGATGACGGCAGGCGGGGGGACGAGGACGACCGCGGCCCCGGAGCAGCGTACCAGGTGTTCGTGGTGATGGAGTGTTTACTGGAGAAGCTGAAGGTGTTGAACTACGAGGAGGAAGTTCTGGccaaacacaacatgaagaaCCTGAGCAG aCATTATTTCGTCTCCAGTCCGTATCTGGCGTCCAACCCCGGCGAGCAGTTCTACATGTTCACCATCATTGCAGCGTGGCTCATCAACGCCGCGGGGCGGCCGTTCACCGAGCCGCAGGAGTACGACGAACCCAACGCCACCGTGTCTAACATCCTGGCAGAGCTCCGAGCTTTC GGGGTGAAGGTTGACTTCCCGCCCTCCAAACTCAAGTCAGGCTCCGGCGAGTATGTCTGCCTGGTGCTGGACCGCCTGGCGGAGGAggctctgaggaggaggggctTCTCCTTCAGAAG aCCGACCTACCCGACagaaaccacagaagaagagtcGGTGCTGGAGGACGACGCAGAGCTCACGCTCGGCAAAGTCGAAGAGGAGACGATC GAAcccgatgatgatgacgacgaggAGAACGTGATGGATCTGGCGGCTCTGAAGTTACGGACGACTCACACT GAAGCGGAACCTTCCTCCAAACCAGACGAGATCCTGGAGTCAACGGTGGACGCGGCAGACTGGTACCTGGAGGTGGAGCGAGTCCTGCCTCAGCTCAAAGTCACCGTCCGGACGGACAACAAG GACTGGAGGATCCACGTGGACCAGATGCATCAACACCGGGAGGGAATCGAGTCTTCGCTCAAAGAGGCCAAG AGCtccctggacaaactgctggAGGACATCGGTAAGACTCAGGAGAAggtgagcagcagagagaagtaCTTCAACAACCAGCTGGAGAATCCCATCCAGGAATACCGCAGCGCCCTGGTCAAACTCAGCGAG GCCAGAGAGCGACACCAGCAGGCCTGTGGACGAGTGACAGAGAAGACCAGAGTCCTGGCTGAG ATCAGCGAGGATCTGGAGAAAGTGaagcaggagatggaggagaagggcaGCAGCATGTCGGACGGAG CGCCGGTGGTGAAGTTGAAGCAGAGTCTGGCGAAGCTGAAGCAGGAGAACGTCCAGATGGACGTGCGGATCGGCGTCCTGcagcacctgctgctgcaggccaaGCTCAAAGAGAAGTCCAACATGACGCGCAACATGAACGCCACCAACCTCCccgaggccgccgccgccgccaccgggCCCTTCGTGTAG
- the ift57 gene encoding intraflagellar transport protein 57 homolog isoform X3: MQQLQACQSQSVGRELHLCARPRQAGSSMQMKQTHPLFLPTLHQRNMADDGRRGDEDDRGPGAAYQVFVVMECLLEKLKVLNYEEEVLAKHNMKNLSRHYFVSSPYLASNPGEQFYMFTIIAAWLINAAGRPFTEPQEYDEPNATVSNILAELRAFGVKVDFPPSKLKSGSGEYVCLVLDRLAEEALRRRGFSFRRPTYPTETTEEESVLEDDAELTLGKVEEETIEEPDDDDDEENVMDLAALKEAEPSSKPDEILESTVDAADWYLEVERVLPQLKVTVRTDNKDWRIHVDQMHQHREGIESSLKEAKSSLDKLLEDIGKTQEKVSSREKYFNNQLENPIQEYRSALVKLSEARERHQQACGRVTEKTRVLAEISEDLEKVKQEMEEKGSSMSDGAPVVKLKQSLAKLKQENVQMDVRIGVLQHLLLQAKLKEKSNMTRNMNATNLPEAAAAATGPFV, from the exons ATGCAGCAGCTACAGGCCTGTCAATCACAGTCAGTCGGCAGGGAGCTCCACCTTTGCGCTCGTCCTCGACAGGCAGGGAGCAGCATgcagatgaaacaaacacacccccTCTTTCTCCCAACACTTCACCAGAGG AACATGGCGGATGACGGCAGGCGGGGGGACGAGGACGACCGCGGCCCCGGAGCAGCGTACCAGGTGTTCGTGGTGATGGAGTGTTTACTGGAGAAGCTGAAGGTGTTGAACTACGAGGAGGAAGTTCTGGccaaacacaacatgaagaaCCTGAGCAG aCATTATTTCGTCTCCAGTCCGTATCTGGCGTCCAACCCCGGCGAGCAGTTCTACATGTTCACCATCATTGCAGCGTGGCTCATCAACGCCGCGGGGCGGCCGTTCACCGAGCCGCAGGAGTACGACGAACCCAACGCCACCGTGTCTAACATCCTGGCAGAGCTCCGAGCTTTC GGGGTGAAGGTTGACTTCCCGCCCTCCAAACTCAAGTCAGGCTCCGGCGAGTATGTCTGCCTGGTGCTGGACCGCCTGGCGGAGGAggctctgaggaggaggggctTCTCCTTCAGAAG aCCGACCTACCCGACagaaaccacagaagaagagtcGGTGCTGGAGGACGACGCAGAGCTCACGCTCGGCAAAGTCGAAGAGGAGACGATC GAGGAAcccgatgatgatgacgacgaggAGAACGTGATGGATCTGGCGGCTCTGAAG GAAGCGGAACCTTCCTCCAAACCAGACGAGATCCTGGAGTCAACGGTGGACGCGGCAGACTGGTACCTGGAGGTGGAGCGAGTCCTGCCTCAGCTCAAAGTCACCGTCCGGACGGACAACAAG GACTGGAGGATCCACGTGGACCAGATGCATCAACACCGGGAGGGAATCGAGTCTTCGCTCAAAGAGGCCAAG AGCtccctggacaaactgctggAGGACATCGGTAAGACTCAGGAGAAggtgagcagcagagagaagtaCTTCAACAACCAGCTGGAGAATCCCATCCAGGAATACCGCAGCGCCCTGGTCAAACTCAGCGAG GCCAGAGAGCGACACCAGCAGGCCTGTGGACGAGTGACAGAGAAGACCAGAGTCCTGGCTGAG ATCAGCGAGGATCTGGAGAAAGTGaagcaggagatggaggagaagggcaGCAGCATGTCGGACGGAG CGCCGGTGGTGAAGTTGAAGCAGAGTCTGGCGAAGCTGAAGCAGGAGAACGTCCAGATGGACGTGCGGATCGGCGTCCTGcagcacctgctgctgcaggccaaGCTCAAAGAGAAGTCCAACATGACGCGCAACATGAACGCCACCAACCTCCccgaggccgccgccgccgccaccgggCCCTTCGTGTAG
- the ift57 gene encoding intraflagellar transport protein 57 homolog isoform X1 has protein sequence MQQLQACQSQSVGRELHLCARPRQAGSSMQMKQTHPLFLPTLHQRNMADDGRRGDEDDRGPGAAYQVFVVMECLLEKLKVLNYEEEVLAKHNMKNLSRHYFVSSPYLASNPGEQFYMFTIIAAWLINAAGRPFTEPQEYDEPNATVSNILAELRAFGVKVDFPPSKLKSGSGEYVCLVLDRLAEEALRRRGFSFRRPTYPTETTEEESVLEDDAELTLGKVEEETIEEPDDDDDEENVMDLAALKLRTTHTEAEPSSKPDEILESTVDAADWYLEVERVLPQLKVTVRTDNKDWRIHVDQMHQHREGIESSLKEAKSSLDKLLEDIGKTQEKVSSREKYFNNQLENPIQEYRSALVKLSEARERHQQACGRVTEKTRVLAEISEDLEKVKQEMEEKGSSMSDGAPVVKLKQSLAKLKQENVQMDVRIGVLQHLLLQAKLKEKSNMTRNMNATNLPEAAAAATGPFV, from the exons ATGCAGCAGCTACAGGCCTGTCAATCACAGTCAGTCGGCAGGGAGCTCCACCTTTGCGCTCGTCCTCGACAGGCAGGGAGCAGCATgcagatgaaacaaacacacccccTCTTTCTCCCAACACTTCACCAGAGG AACATGGCGGATGACGGCAGGCGGGGGGACGAGGACGACCGCGGCCCCGGAGCAGCGTACCAGGTGTTCGTGGTGATGGAGTGTTTACTGGAGAAGCTGAAGGTGTTGAACTACGAGGAGGAAGTTCTGGccaaacacaacatgaagaaCCTGAGCAG aCATTATTTCGTCTCCAGTCCGTATCTGGCGTCCAACCCCGGCGAGCAGTTCTACATGTTCACCATCATTGCAGCGTGGCTCATCAACGCCGCGGGGCGGCCGTTCACCGAGCCGCAGGAGTACGACGAACCCAACGCCACCGTGTCTAACATCCTGGCAGAGCTCCGAGCTTTC GGGGTGAAGGTTGACTTCCCGCCCTCCAAACTCAAGTCAGGCTCCGGCGAGTATGTCTGCCTGGTGCTGGACCGCCTGGCGGAGGAggctctgaggaggaggggctTCTCCTTCAGAAG aCCGACCTACCCGACagaaaccacagaagaagagtcGGTGCTGGAGGACGACGCAGAGCTCACGCTCGGCAAAGTCGAAGAGGAGACGATC GAGGAAcccgatgatgatgacgacgaggAGAACGTGATGGATCTGGCGGCTCTGAAGTTACGGACGACTCACACT GAAGCGGAACCTTCCTCCAAACCAGACGAGATCCTGGAGTCAACGGTGGACGCGGCAGACTGGTACCTGGAGGTGGAGCGAGTCCTGCCTCAGCTCAAAGTCACCGTCCGGACGGACAACAAG GACTGGAGGATCCACGTGGACCAGATGCATCAACACCGGGAGGGAATCGAGTCTTCGCTCAAAGAGGCCAAG AGCtccctggacaaactgctggAGGACATCGGTAAGACTCAGGAGAAggtgagcagcagagagaagtaCTTCAACAACCAGCTGGAGAATCCCATCCAGGAATACCGCAGCGCCCTGGTCAAACTCAGCGAG GCCAGAGAGCGACACCAGCAGGCCTGTGGACGAGTGACAGAGAAGACCAGAGTCCTGGCTGAG ATCAGCGAGGATCTGGAGAAAGTGaagcaggagatggaggagaagggcaGCAGCATGTCGGACGGAG CGCCGGTGGTGAAGTTGAAGCAGAGTCTGGCGAAGCTGAAGCAGGAGAACGTCCAGATGGACGTGCGGATCGGCGTCCTGcagcacctgctgctgcaggccaaGCTCAAAGAGAAGTCCAACATGACGCGCAACATGAACGCCACCAACCTCCccgaggccgccgccgccgccaccgggCCCTTCGTGTAG
- the ift57 gene encoding intraflagellar transport protein 57 homolog isoform X5 produces MADDGRRGDEDDRGPGAAYQVFVVMECLLEKLKVLNYEEEVLAKHNMKNLSRHYFVSSPYLASNPGEQFYMFTIIAAWLINAAGRPFTEPQEYDEPNATVSNILAELRAFGVKVDFPPSKLKSGSGEYVCLVLDRLAEEALRRRGFSFRRPTYPTETTEEESVLEDDAELTLGKVEEETIEEPDDDDDEENVMDLAALKLRTTHTEAEPSSKPDEILESTVDAADWYLEVERVLPQLKVTVRTDNKDWRIHVDQMHQHREGIESSLKEAKSSLDKLLEDIGKTQEKVSSREKYFNNQLENPIQEYRSALVKLSEARERHQQACGRVTEKTRVLAEISEDLEKVKQEMEEKGSSMSDGAPVVKLKQSLAKLKQENVQMDVRIGVLQHLLLQAKLKEKSNMTRNMNATNLPEAAAAATGPFV; encoded by the exons ATGGCGGATGACGGCAGGCGGGGGGACGAGGACGACCGCGGCCCCGGAGCAGCGTACCAGGTGTTCGTGGTGATGGAGTGTTTACTGGAGAAGCTGAAGGTGTTGAACTACGAGGAGGAAGTTCTGGccaaacacaacatgaagaaCCTGAGCAG aCATTATTTCGTCTCCAGTCCGTATCTGGCGTCCAACCCCGGCGAGCAGTTCTACATGTTCACCATCATTGCAGCGTGGCTCATCAACGCCGCGGGGCGGCCGTTCACCGAGCCGCAGGAGTACGACGAACCCAACGCCACCGTGTCTAACATCCTGGCAGAGCTCCGAGCTTTC GGGGTGAAGGTTGACTTCCCGCCCTCCAAACTCAAGTCAGGCTCCGGCGAGTATGTCTGCCTGGTGCTGGACCGCCTGGCGGAGGAggctctgaggaggaggggctTCTCCTTCAGAAG aCCGACCTACCCGACagaaaccacagaagaagagtcGGTGCTGGAGGACGACGCAGAGCTCACGCTCGGCAAAGTCGAAGAGGAGACGATC GAGGAAcccgatgatgatgacgacgaggAGAACGTGATGGATCTGGCGGCTCTGAAGTTACGGACGACTCACACT GAAGCGGAACCTTCCTCCAAACCAGACGAGATCCTGGAGTCAACGGTGGACGCGGCAGACTGGTACCTGGAGGTGGAGCGAGTCCTGCCTCAGCTCAAAGTCACCGTCCGGACGGACAACAAG GACTGGAGGATCCACGTGGACCAGATGCATCAACACCGGGAGGGAATCGAGTCTTCGCTCAAAGAGGCCAAG AGCtccctggacaaactgctggAGGACATCGGTAAGACTCAGGAGAAggtgagcagcagagagaagtaCTTCAACAACCAGCTGGAGAATCCCATCCAGGAATACCGCAGCGCCCTGGTCAAACTCAGCGAG GCCAGAGAGCGACACCAGCAGGCCTGTGGACGAGTGACAGAGAAGACCAGAGTCCTGGCTGAG ATCAGCGAGGATCTGGAGAAAGTGaagcaggagatggaggagaagggcaGCAGCATGTCGGACGGAG CGCCGGTGGTGAAGTTGAAGCAGAGTCTGGCGAAGCTGAAGCAGGAGAACGTCCAGATGGACGTGCGGATCGGCGTCCTGcagcacctgctgctgcaggccaaGCTCAAAGAGAAGTCCAACATGACGCGCAACATGAACGCCACCAACCTCCccgaggccgccgccgccgccaccgggCCCTTCGTGTAG
- the ift57 gene encoding intraflagellar transport protein 57 homolog isoform X4, whose amino-acid sequence MQQLQACQSQSVGRELHLCARPRQAGSSMQMKQTHPLFLPTLHQRNMADDGRRGDEDDRGPGAAYQVFVVMECLLEKLKVLNYEEEVLAKHNMKNLSRHYFVSSPYLASNPGEQFYMFTIIAAWLINAAGRPFTEPQEYDEPNATVSNILAELRAFGVKVDFPPSKLKSGSGEYVCLVLDRLAEEALRRRGFSFRRPTYPTETTEEESVLEDDAELTLGKVEEETIEPDDDDDEENVMDLAALKEAEPSSKPDEILESTVDAADWYLEVERVLPQLKVTVRTDNKDWRIHVDQMHQHREGIESSLKEAKSSLDKLLEDIGKTQEKVSSREKYFNNQLENPIQEYRSALVKLSEARERHQQACGRVTEKTRVLAEISEDLEKVKQEMEEKGSSMSDGAPVVKLKQSLAKLKQENVQMDVRIGVLQHLLLQAKLKEKSNMTRNMNATNLPEAAAAATGPFV is encoded by the exons ATGCAGCAGCTACAGGCCTGTCAATCACAGTCAGTCGGCAGGGAGCTCCACCTTTGCGCTCGTCCTCGACAGGCAGGGAGCAGCATgcagatgaaacaaacacacccccTCTTTCTCCCAACACTTCACCAGAGG AACATGGCGGATGACGGCAGGCGGGGGGACGAGGACGACCGCGGCCCCGGAGCAGCGTACCAGGTGTTCGTGGTGATGGAGTGTTTACTGGAGAAGCTGAAGGTGTTGAACTACGAGGAGGAAGTTCTGGccaaacacaacatgaagaaCCTGAGCAG aCATTATTTCGTCTCCAGTCCGTATCTGGCGTCCAACCCCGGCGAGCAGTTCTACATGTTCACCATCATTGCAGCGTGGCTCATCAACGCCGCGGGGCGGCCGTTCACCGAGCCGCAGGAGTACGACGAACCCAACGCCACCGTGTCTAACATCCTGGCAGAGCTCCGAGCTTTC GGGGTGAAGGTTGACTTCCCGCCCTCCAAACTCAAGTCAGGCTCCGGCGAGTATGTCTGCCTGGTGCTGGACCGCCTGGCGGAGGAggctctgaggaggaggggctTCTCCTTCAGAAG aCCGACCTACCCGACagaaaccacagaagaagagtcGGTGCTGGAGGACGACGCAGAGCTCACGCTCGGCAAAGTCGAAGAGGAGACGATC GAAcccgatgatgatgacgacgaggAGAACGTGATGGATCTGGCGGCTCTGAAG GAAGCGGAACCTTCCTCCAAACCAGACGAGATCCTGGAGTCAACGGTGGACGCGGCAGACTGGTACCTGGAGGTGGAGCGAGTCCTGCCTCAGCTCAAAGTCACCGTCCGGACGGACAACAAG GACTGGAGGATCCACGTGGACCAGATGCATCAACACCGGGAGGGAATCGAGTCTTCGCTCAAAGAGGCCAAG AGCtccctggacaaactgctggAGGACATCGGTAAGACTCAGGAGAAggtgagcagcagagagaagtaCTTCAACAACCAGCTGGAGAATCCCATCCAGGAATACCGCAGCGCCCTGGTCAAACTCAGCGAG GCCAGAGAGCGACACCAGCAGGCCTGTGGACGAGTGACAGAGAAGACCAGAGTCCTGGCTGAG ATCAGCGAGGATCTGGAGAAAGTGaagcaggagatggaggagaagggcaGCAGCATGTCGGACGGAG CGCCGGTGGTGAAGTTGAAGCAGAGTCTGGCGAAGCTGAAGCAGGAGAACGTCCAGATGGACGTGCGGATCGGCGTCCTGcagcacctgctgctgcaggccaaGCTCAAAGAGAAGTCCAACATGACGCGCAACATGAACGCCACCAACCTCCccgaggccgccgccgccgccaccgggCCCTTCGTGTAG